From the Anguilla rostrata isolate EN2019 chromosome 5, ASM1855537v3, whole genome shotgun sequence genome, the window TGTCTTGGTTTCAGTTCATCATACAGCTCCCCGCTTACCAGCAGCACCATACATCCTTGTTCACACAATAATTTGGACAGAATACAGAGTATAGGTGTTAAGTGTCCTGTACCTATTTCCATCGACGGCTTGTTGGTCCATTTCCTCCGCCGTCATTTGCACAAACTCTTTCACTATGGCGTTCAGTAACCTCCGAGCCTCGTAGTCGGTAAGTGTGATGCGGTCTGTTGTCTCTAAGCCGGGTCTGCAAGCGAAGGGTAGATGGAAATGATCAGACTAAAAATAGCCCACTTGTGAGGTAATGTCACTGAAGTTAAAAGCCACTGCCTTCTGGTACAAGGGACCCAAGCCAGTATCAAAACAATCTGCTAAAAGTATCCATTTAAAATGCTGACAGGTAGCCAAGATTAGATTTATGACAAAATCAATAATGTGGTAAGAATCTGGAGGGGGCTTGGACTTGGGTCTTATTTACAAAGTACATATTACCAATCTCAAGAAATTGCATTAGtgactttttttaattctgtaaatgcttttgtaattttatttggaAGGAGACTGTCTTGTTAAAGTGGATTAAGGTGAAGAGAATCACTTCTACACTTTATTTGCATAAGGAATACATGTAAACATCGATAAGCTGtcaaaatgacaattttttatttaaatagttttttaaagaGAATAGTAATGATATCTTACTCAATTGTCATATAAATTGGTTGTCTGCATTGATCTGGGTTTTTGCAGTCCTGGTGAGCAGATGTAAATTCTTTCCGACAGTAAGATTTCCTCCACAAGCTAATACAACCCCCTGTACCTCAAACAGGGAATCTtggttgcttttttttgtgtttcactACTCTTTGCTAACATTGagcaaacaatttgaaaatgattacAATAGCTTTTGTGTGTCTCTTCATCTTTCCTTTATACCTTCCTCtgttcactctttctctttatgTCTGTGCCTTAAGTCCACCTCTCCATCGGTCTGTCTGTGGCGTGCGTTTTGTCTCACCTGGCGGGTGCGGCATTTGAGCTGTACATCTGGCAAATGACCAGCGCATAGGCAACAAGGAAAGCAGAGATCTTCAACATAACCATGGTCCCTGCGGCAACACAAATACAACGCCGTCCATGTTACAACTGAGTTACGACACAAAGATAATAAACGTTCAACAGCAAGGACTTCaacaacaaatgaacaaatcatCTATGTGGTCTACAAAAAACTTAAAGATGATACCCTGCTATGGTCTGCAGACTCTTGAAAACTGAAAtccacagaaaatgtgttgcGTTCGGCTCTGACTTTGAGGACGCCTGACGCACTACTTCAGCCATTCTCTGGTGATCCTTTTAGGGAGGTTATGAAAGGCGCTATAGTGAGCGCTATCTCCTGTCGCATCCAGTCCCAAGTGCCTTACTCCTCTCTTCAAAAGCCCCTCACGAAAATGACGGTTAAAGAGTCTGAGTTATTCTCACTGTTTCCCTATTCTCGCGGAGGGAAAATCCTGCTTGGACCTTCCACAGCGGAGCGGTCCTGTGCATAGCCACTGACActaatggggggtggggtgggtgtgtagTATTAGTGGTTATCATCAAGATTAGTGGCCCTGGCCAGCTTTCCTCCAAGCCGCGGTGCATTAGCGTAATGAGCTGGTGCCcgctctcagagagagagagagcgtggtgtccctctgtccctctgtgagAATCCATCAATCCCCATCCGCACCGCATCTCTACTGCTGCGAAAACAGGACCTGGGAAAATGCACCTGGGACATTTACTGTCACGCGCTGTCCGTCCGCCAGCACAGTCTCACTCTCTTACAATCTCATGGTAGCGAGAAAATCAAATCCTTGCCTCACATGGATCTTATCACATTGGACATGAAATGCAAAGACAATAGCTTGAAGTTTAAGCTTTAAACAGTCTACCTTTGAATCCCAGTACACGTTCCCTGCAGAGAGGGCCAGTTTGAAGAAAGCTGTACTTACCTTGAGTGAGTATTAGGTCTTCTTGCGCAACAAAAAAATAGGATAAGTAGACTAAAACTTGTAGACCAACTTGGGATTCTGTAGCAGGCAGCTACAATTCACAGTCCTTTATATCTACTACATGGGTTTGTGTATTGACTGTGTAGGTGTTTAATTGTTTTCCGTGGGCCAATCACAGTGCTCAGCTGCTcaagccagccaatcagtggctACCCCTTGGCTCTGGCACATCTACTTAAGGGTATGGCACTCAAATTACGTCATTCTTTAGTCACTAAGTGCTCCATTCACAAAATCTTGCCAGTCATTTGGACCCCTTTTCTAAATTTACATTGAGGTCATTAATTAAACTAGAGCAGATCAAATGAATGACCATGGAACTCATCCCCTccagtaaatattttatatgctttaaaaaatgtagcattGCTTTGCCTGCTTAAAAAAATGGCATACATATATAGCTTGCTAGCAGAGCCATCTACTGTCCAAAAATTCTCattgcaggtttttttcccactgacGCACACATTTCCAATTATCTGTTGACAAGTTTCCTTTACATGAATGATACAGCAATATACAACTCTAAAACCACCGAAAAACAGAAGCTTATGTGTGTGCTATTTAATTGTAGCTCTCTGTAGGGATATTTACGTATGTACAGAGCTGAACAAACAATCGTACTCCCGCTCATTTAGAAATAAATTCAAACACGTAAGGGTTGGCGAAGCATTCACTGCATATTTTGGAAGGAAATACTTGATATAAAATACATggagcctttttaaaaaatatatagaaacataaataataattctaCCCTCTCACTGTTATGTATTTTGTCCATGATGTACTTAGGATggacattttgtgaaaataaatgatttaatctTTTTGTTGCACATCAGAGgttcatattttttcagtgcttaatgattttcttttcattaccataataatttacaaattaattttttgaaagCTTGGGATATGCTTAGGGATTGATATTTTTGATACGTGAACTTTTGATACCTGTATTTTCACTAGAAAAAGTGAAAGCAAGTGAAAACctattgtaaaaaaacaattggtcatctcacaaaaaaatttcaaaaatcaGATATAAATCTTTTTGTGATGTACCGTTCCTTACTTCAATATTTGGGGGTTGTGTGGGGGCGTGTTGCAAAGCATCTCTGCTGAGAATCCTCTTTTGCGTCATGGAGGGGCCCCATTAGTGTGGATGAGCCTTTTAGTGCTATTGAACTGTGCGACGGGGCAGATGACAGAACTGGTAAATCACCGCAAGTGGACCGAGAGCCAgcccagccgcccccccccccccccctcctctaaGTCTCTAAGCAGACCAGTGGGGGTGTCCGCCTGGCAGGAAGCTCCTTTACTTTATATCAATGAACTGTTCTGCTGAGGATACAGAAATAGCCAGCGGACTCCGGAGTATAAGCAACCAGTGTCCAACGTCTGAGGGGtaccccctcgtcccccccccccaccacaaccaCCGCCACCAATACCACCAGCCCCTCCCAATACCACCTTTCAAAAATTTCACGTCGATAAGGTAACCTTTCAAAAAACGTTCTCGGGCCAGCCGTGAATGCCTCACCCATCCTTGTGTAAGTTATTGCGGAAGACAGTTAGTGATTTTCACTAGTGATTTTTTTAGTGGTCACATCCGGGCAGAGCCGTGGGTTGTATGCCAACGGGTCCGCTGCACGTTCTGTACGCAGTGCACTCGGTACAGATGGAAATGGTCTTTATAGGTTTACCATAAAAGGTTACTGGATAAAGTACAGATAAGTATAACAGAGCCCTGGTGCTCGATTATTCAGTCTAATGGGGAGAGCTCAGCCACCCTGGGGTTTTCGTGACCCTAAACAAGATTGCTGGGGACAAATACTgtataatttaaatgtgttccaAGACCCGAAATGGAAATATGTGACCATAAACAACACGTATAGGCTGTTTATGCCAGCAGCTGGCTCATTCTAATTGGGTGAAAAACATTAAGTATGTGATATTGAATGTACACCTCCATAACATCCTCAGGCAactaaagaaaataagaaagtgtgtgtgtgtgtgtgtgcgtgtgcttgtacgtgtgtgtgcgcatgtacaaGTATAAATGGTGCGTTTGCATACgtgagtgcatatgtgtacaagtgtaaatgtttgtgtatCAGTATTTTTGTGTGCCCAATGAATCTTATTGTAAGTGACTTCCTTAGGTAGCATCAGCACACCACAGTAATGAATTGCCCAGTCAAAACATTGATCAGCTGCCTTTATCTAAAtgtacacagagcacagcgaCTGCGGGGAAAGCCTTGTCCAATTAGAGGACAGCTACCCTGTGTGCGCTGCATCAGTCCAGCTAGGGGAAACATTTGCACACCTGGCGGCTATGGTTACGCAGAGATTAAGACACCACTCGCACCCGAGTGCGCTGTCGGAGCTGAGGAGAGTCGGGGAGCGCGCCACTTCCCGGGAGATGACGCAGTGCGGGCGCTTCGGGTTATCTACGGCCCCTCGCGGAAGGCTGCTTCATGTCGAGCGGAAGCAGGAACGTTCGCTGTGTGCATCCTCAGACATTAAGGAGATTAGATTTAATCGTTGAGCGTCGAGCATCAATCAGTCCCCTGTTGCAAGAGAGCGGTCTTCAGCCGCCCGTCTGACATCCTTCACTGAGTGTAAAGCTTCAGTGAAGCTCCCCagatcaaacccccccccctccacatcaGCCATGAGACTTTGGGGATTTTCAAACAGGGCTGAGATAATACGTTATTCAGATGTACTTATGTTATTTGTTCTGATAAACTGAAGTGCTGAGGAGGAGTAGTTTCAGCAGTAATGGTCACAAAGGGATTTTGAAACGCGTAAGCaggataaattaaaataaaattgataagGTGCAAAATACGGtacatgcatttcaatgaatattTGCTGAAGATACCACATTGGGCTAAACAGCTGTCCGTTGCACTTACTTTAGTTTCTCCATTGATTCTGTGGATCTGTAGGTGTGTTGGTGTCCCAGGCTGCACATCTGGGAATTACAATTACGTGCGGATCGATGTCAAATTTGGGAAGCGATTTAATGGCGGTCAGAAACTAGGAGATGACTTTTGAGGAAATGTTACTAATAAACACAATTCTGCAGACTGAAGCGCCCATCCATCCTCATTATGCCTGTCTTTCCCGCCCAAGTTGAAAACGGAGCAGAAGGCCAGCAATGCAGcgtcatttttaaaagtggtGGGAAAACTGCTGCCAAGAGAATGCTGAATTTACAGCTGGTAGTTTAGACCAACTAACACAATAGGTAGTGAAATCAAAGACAACCTCCACAGCTTTAAATAAGATGAGCCATTGGATACTGCATCTGTCAACCACATACAGAGAGGACATGGGTAGGCTTCTGCACTTGTGTCTCTACATATCCAACCttgttcttttattattattattattattattattattattattatagagcCGCAGGCAGCATAACTAGGGTCCAAGCACACCACTGCATGTATGACTTCTATGTCTCCACTTCTAATGGGTCAAAAGTCATGACCCTCCAAAGTTGTAATTTCTttgttatacagtatattgtcaTCCCGTCTGGTCAATAACTGCCATTTCTGTATGTCTTTCCATTTCTACCGTCTTTAACCACCCTTCATGAGTTTTCACCATACCGTCTAGGGGTTATAGTGCTGGacctctaataataataataataataataataataataataatcatcatcatcatcatcatcttagGATTTGTTCATTGGCACTATTTCAAAGACCTGTATACCTTATTGAATATGCGTTGTCCTGAGCTGACTGTTGAGCTGAAATCATCCTCATAATTGGTCAGTCTACTCCTTTTCCACTATGACTCATTGGTATGTCATCTGCCACAGCAgtgctgtttgaaaaaaaacatacacactttAAATTATAGATGAGTTTGATAGGTCGTACATTTCCAGGAGAAAAGGACCCTGTGTCAGTGGAGCCCAGAGAAAGGAGCTGAATGACCTCATTAAATGctaataacaaaccaaagtcaTTAGACAAACTAGGAGTAGGGGAGATACAGCGAggcctgtttgtttcatttgaagaaGCGAAATGCCAGCTGGTTTGGCATGAAGTAGAAGAGTCTCAGAAAATAGCGATTTGCGCTAATGAGACACAAACCAAGAGTCAGTGAACAGGAAAGCTAACTCTCCAGGCCACCCGAGAGGGACTAGCACAAACTCGCATTCAATGAAGGGTTTCGTCAAAGGTCTACCCTTTCTCGTGAATGAACGCTACTGCTTTTCCTTCAGAATTCCCCTGGTGGCCCACTGATGTTGGGAATCAGTTAAACGTGAAAGGTCGCAATTTGAGAAGAACAAATAAAGGGAACCTGTGTTGGAGCATAAAAAACGTATTAGAGAACATCTTGCATTTTGGtacctttttttgggggggtgggggcgggttgCCTGTTGATCAACAgtgaataacaaataaaactatTGTATGGTTCATTGCCTGATTTTGCAATGGATGAGGCCCAAGAGAGAATTGCATCCCCCCAGTCCACAATTGCATCcactccccacccacacccatcCGCGATCACCCACCAACccctgcagtcacagtcactaccAGGTTGGGCTCAAAAAATCAAGTATAGGGACCCCGaaatgttagggttaggagcaGGCCTGGGCACATGCAGGGACTGATCTTCCCCTTGTCCTCCACGACTGTGAtctcaaaccccacccccaccccacagtcTACAATTGCAATCTAAACCCCCACCCATGGCCTGCGATAGCCATAACTCCACTTACCCCTGGTCTGCAATGACAATCAGATGCCCCCCTTGTGGTTTCAAGTCAAAGTTTGCCTACAGTGCTGTGCCCATAAATTGGTGACAAGAGTTTGACAGATCAGAATGATGGATTCTTCATGGTGTTGTTCCTACTGAAACATCAGGGGAACATGCTTTCAGGGATAAAGGGTAAGGATTTGcctgatacatttttttctttttttgcaacagACGTTGTAACTTTTAACACAGAACAGGGTGCTTGTTTGAGAAGTAGCTGTCCTCGAGGTTTCCATTCCCTacttaaaaaaatcacacaaatagcTTATGTAGCCTACAATAGGAACGCGCCttctctgacctttgacctcttctAAGCGGTGGGAATTCCATCAGCTGACAGAGGCAAAGTTTATGGTCGTGATTTAGCCTATGGGTCCAGGAGGAACATGCTGAAGATTCATTACATCATTATGTTTGATAGGCTGTGTCTAGACGTCCAGCTCTAACAGCCCCACGTCGTAATAGATAGCACATttcactttatatatatatatatatatatatatatatatatatatatatatatatatatatatacatatatatataaactcgTTCTAACGTTGCCTTTTTTGACTCTACTTTCCAATACGTAGGCATAATTTTCAATTTGTGACAATTAACAAGTTTCTGGATCTGATGTGATAGCCTATAATTTAACGGACACATGCGGATAGGCTTTGATAGCTAGCCAGGTCACTCAGTCTCTACTCTTTGTCAGACAGCTGTAATGAGAGTACGTAGACAGCGTAGTTattacaaagaaaacatttacaaaaagcGATTCTATAGTGTTAGGGTATAGACCATTTATGGTTATTTCTTTTAATGAGGGTGTTTTATATCCGCcacaaaaagggggaaaaaacagaaacagccatTTATAGGATATGTGCTACTCATCTAAAATGAAaagatgcatttatttatcttgttCCGAATTGTCTCGGGTCTCTAGGCGTCTCGCACCAACTtgtcaaatgttttaattttaagagGAGTCAAAGTTTGTCAATGATTATGATCCTCGCAGCACGACGAGCCAATCTTAGCATAGAGGCGGGGGATAGCTCTATGTGTACGGTGATAATTTAACCTTTTGAGAAGAGTAGCCTAAG encodes:
- the calca gene encoding calcitonin/calcitonin-related polypeptide, alpha isoform X1 encodes the protein MVMLKISAFLVAYALVICQMYSSNAAPARPGLETTDRITLTDYEARRLLNAIVKEFVQMTAEEMDQQAVDGNSLDRPLSKRCSNLSTCVLGKLSQELHKLQTYPRTDVGAGTPGKKRSLGEPGRYASYAESFDTV
- the calca gene encoding calcitonin/calcitonin-related polypeptide, alpha isoform X2, whose protein sequence is MVMLKISAFLVAYALVICQMYSSNAAPARPGLETTDRITLTDYEARRLLNAIVKEFVQMTAEEMDQQAVDGNSITAQKRACNTATCVTHRLADFLSRSGGIGGSNFVPTNVGSKAFGRRRRDSQM